Proteins encoded in a region of the Mesoflavibacter profundi genome:
- a CDS encoding PPK2 family polyphosphate kinase → MKSINISDHKITNQITLKQLPTSINLDADRDQTKKALKKVRRKLGELQDTMYAHGKYSVLVCLQGMDTSGKDSLIREVFKDFNARGVEVMSFKVPTELELKHDYLWRHYLHLPARGKFGVHNRTHYENVLVTRVHPEYILNEKLPFVKSIEDVDEAFWDKRFQQIKNFEKHLAENGTIIFKFFLNLSKEEQRKRLLRRLELQEKNWKFSAGDLKERKLWDNYMTCYEDAINRTSTDQAPWYNIPADDKPTARLTVATILYETLKTYTDIKEPELDAITKENLHLYKEQLTNE, encoded by the coding sequence ATGAAATCCATAAATATAAGCGACCATAAAATAACTAATCAAATAACTTTAAAGCAGTTACCAACGTCTATAAATCTTGATGCAGATAGAGACCAAACCAAAAAAGCATTAAAAAAAGTTAGAAGAAAATTAGGAGAGCTACAGGACACCATGTATGCGCATGGTAAATATTCTGTTTTAGTATGTTTACAAGGTATGGACACGTCTGGAAAAGACAGTTTAATTAGAGAAGTTTTTAAAGATTTTAACGCTAGAGGCGTAGAAGTAATGAGTTTTAAAGTGCCTACAGAACTAGAATTAAAACATGATTATTTATGGAGACATTACTTGCATTTACCAGCAAGAGGAAAATTTGGTGTACATAATCGTACGCATTATGAAAATGTATTGGTAACTCGTGTGCATCCAGAATACATTTTAAATGAAAAACTTCCGTTTGTTAAGTCTATAGAAGATGTAGATGAAGCCTTTTGGGATAAGCGTTTTCAACAAATTAAAAATTTTGAAAAGCACTTAGCAGAAAATGGAACAATCATTTTTAAATTCTTTTTAAACTTATCTAAAGAAGAACAACGAAAAAGACTTTTAAGACGCTTAGAACTACAAGAAAAAAACTGGAAATTTTCGGCAGGAGATTTAAAAGAAAGAAAATTATGGGATAATTATATGACTTGTTATGAAGATGCCATAAATCGAACAAGTACAGATCAAGCACCATGGTATAATATTCCAGCAGACGATAAACCAACAGCAAGATTAACCGTAGCAACTATTTTATACGAAACTTTAAAAACTTATACAGATATTAAAGAACCAGAATTAGATGCTATAACTAAAGAAAACCTACATCTTTATAAAGAACAACTAACTAACGAGTAG
- the lysA gene encoding diaminopimelate decarboxylase yields MQNKQLLDIAKEFGSPVYIYDASKIETQYKRLTSAFKKVKHLKVNYAVKALSNISVLKLMLKLGAGLDTVSIQEVQLGLKAGFKPEQIIFTPNGVSLEEIEIAAKLGVQINIDNLSILEQFGTNHPKTPVCIRINPHVMAGGNTNISVGHIDSKFGISIHQIPHILRIVENTKMNINGIHMHTGSDILDIDVFLYASEILFETAKHFKNLEFIDFGSGFKVPYGSGDIETNIEELGEKLSARFNEFCKYYGKQLTLAFEPGKFLVSESGQFLVKVNAVKQTTSTVFAQIDSGFNHLIRPMLYGSKHEIKNLSNPKGKERFYSVVGYICETDTFANNRRINEINEGDILTFKNAGAYCFSMSSNYNSRYRPAEVLVYKDKAHLIRKRETFEDLITNQIEITL; encoded by the coding sequence ATGCAAAACAAGCAACTTTTAGATATTGCAAAAGAATTTGGTAGTCCTGTTTATATTTATGATGCTAGTAAAATAGAAACGCAGTACAAAAGATTAACTTCTGCGTTTAAAAAAGTAAAACATCTTAAGGTAAATTATGCGGTAAAAGCATTATCAAATATTTCTGTATTAAAGTTGATGTTAAAACTTGGAGCAGGATTAGATACTGTATCTATCCAAGAAGTGCAACTTGGTCTAAAAGCTGGATTTAAGCCAGAACAGATAATTTTTACACCAAATGGTGTCTCTTTAGAAGAAATTGAAATTGCTGCAAAACTTGGTGTACAGATTAACATTGATAATTTATCTATCCTTGAACAATTTGGAACTAATCACCCTAAAACTCCGGTTTGTATTAGGATAAATCCACATGTTATGGCTGGCGGAAATACAAATATTTCAGTTGGGCATATAGATAGTAAATTTGGTATTTCTATACATCAAATACCTCACATACTTCGTATCGTAGAAAATACTAAAATGAATATTAATGGTATACATATGCATACTGGAAGTGATATTTTAGACATCGATGTATTTTTGTATGCTAGCGAAATTTTATTTGAAACTGCTAAACATTTTAAAAATTTAGAATTTATAGATTTTGGATCAGGTTTTAAAGTTCCTTACGGTAGTGGTGATATAGAAACTAATATTGAAGAATTGGGAGAAAAACTAAGTGCTAGATTTAATGAATTTTGTAAATATTATGGTAAACAACTTACCTTAGCTTTTGAGCCTGGTAAGTTTTTGGTTAGCGAATCAGGACAATTTTTAGTTAAAGTAAATGCTGTTAAACAAACAACATCTACTGTATTTGCTCAAATAGATAGCGGATTTAATCATTTAATTAGACCTATGCTTTATGGCTCTAAACACGAGATTAAAAATCTTTCTAATCCAAAAGGTAAAGAACGATTTTACAGTGTAGTTGGATACATATGCGAAACCGATACTTTTGCTAATAATAGACGAATTAACGAAATTAATGAAGGTGATATTTTAACTTTTAAAAATGCTGGTGCATACTGTTTTTCTATGTCTAGCAATTATAATTCTAGATATAGACCTGCTGAAGTATTAGTATATAAAGATAAAGCACACCTTATTAGAAAAAGAGAAACTTTTGAAGATTTGATTACCAATCAAATAGAAATTACATTATAA
- a CDS encoding M20/M25/M40 family metallo-hydrolase gives MKQLTIILALLLFANVNAQTDQEVLKTIYTQSLTNGKSYQWLDYLSNSIGGRLSGSENAEKAVQYTKAELEKLGLDKVWLQPVMVPKWVRGDKEEAHFVTNSVINKVNICALGGSIATPQNGLTANVIEVKNFEELETLGVDKIKGKIVFYNRPMQADLIQTFMAYGGCVNQRYAGAMEAIKYGAVGVIVRSMNLRQDDLPHTGSMSYGDIPNSKHIPSAAISTNDADKLSEALKNDSDLQFYFKQNCEQFDDVLSYNVIGEITGTEFPNQFMVVGGHLDSWDLGDGSHDDGAGVVQSMDVLRLLKNSGIRPKHSIRVVLFMNEENGLRGGKKYAEDAKLKNETHVFALESDAGGFTPRGFSFDCSDANFEKVLSWKSLFEPYLIHYFEKGGSGADIGPLKTTSNVLAGLRPDSQRYFDHHHAANDTFDAVNKRELELGAATMTSLIYLFDTYGIDNIPEVNPIKD, from the coding sequence ATGAAACAGCTTACAATAATCTTAGCACTACTACTATTTGCAAACGTCAATGCGCAAACAGATCAAGAGGTATTAAAAACAATCTATACACAATCTTTAACTAACGGAAAAAGTTACCAATGGTTGGATTATTTATCAAATTCAATTGGAGGAAGATTATCAGGATCTGAAAATGCCGAAAAAGCTGTTCAGTACACTAAAGCAGAACTAGAAAAGTTAGGTTTAGATAAAGTATGGTTACAACCAGTTATGGTACCAAAATGGGTAAGAGGCGACAAAGAAGAAGCGCATTTTGTTACTAATTCTGTAATTAATAAAGTAAACATTTGTGCACTTGGCGGATCAATAGCAACACCACAAAATGGATTAACAGCTAATGTAATTGAAGTTAAAAATTTTGAAGAATTAGAAACTCTTGGCGTAGATAAAATAAAAGGTAAAATAGTTTTTTATAACAGACCAATGCAAGCCGATTTAATTCAAACATTTATGGCTTATGGCGGTTGTGTAAACCAACGTTACGCTGGTGCAATGGAAGCAATAAAATACGGTGCTGTTGGTGTAATAGTCCGATCTATGAATTTACGTCAAGACGATTTACCACATACAGGAAGTATGTCTTATGGTGATATACCAAATAGTAAACATATACCGTCTGCTGCAATTAGTACAAATGATGCCGATAAGCTTTCTGAAGCCTTAAAAAACGATAGCGATTTACAATTCTATTTTAAACAAAACTGCGAGCAATTTGATGATGTATTATCATATAATGTAATTGGAGAGATTACAGGAACAGAATTTCCAAATCAATTTATGGTTGTTGGCGGACATCTAGATTCTTGGGATTTAGGCGATGGATCGCATGACGATGGTGCAGGAGTAGTACAATCTATGGATGTTTTAAGATTATTAAAAAATAGTGGAATAAGACCAAAACACAGTATTAGAGTTGTATTATTTATGAATGAAGAAAATGGATTACGAGGCGGAAAAAAATATGCAGAAGACGCTAAACTTAAAAATGAAACTCATGTTTTTGCTTTAGAAAGTGATGCTGGTGGATTTACTCCTCGAGGATTTAGTTTTGATTGCAGCGATGCTAATTTTGAAAAAGTACTAAGCTGGAAGTCTTTATTCGAGCCATATTTAATTCATTATTTTGAAAAAGGTGGAAGCGGAGCAGATATTGGTCCGTTAAAAACAACAAGCAATGTTTTAGCTGGTTTAAGACCAGATTCTCAAAGGTATTTTGATCATCATCATGCAGCTAACGATACGTTTGATGCTGTAAATAAACGCGAGTTGGAGTTAGGTGCAGCAACTATGACAAGTTTAATCTACTTATTTGATACTTATGGTATAGATAATATACCAGAAGTTAACCCAATTAAAGATTAA
- a CDS encoding VOC family protein, whose amino-acid sequence MQTKLHQIHPILPVKNVLEALKFYVNKLGFSIAFADDGKQPTYAGIRRDDIEIHLQWHDAKEWEVEKNRPMLRIVTQHVEVLFQEYNFKNAFNKDTKVIHTDWGTKEFAFYDLDKNGLVFYQNL is encoded by the coding sequence GTGCAAACTAAATTACATCAAATTCATCCTATTTTACCCGTAAAAAACGTATTAGAAGCCTTAAAGTTTTACGTTAATAAATTAGGTTTCAGTATTGCATTTGCAGATGATGGCAAACAACCAACTTATGCAGGAATTAGACGTGATGACATAGAAATTCACTTACAGTGGCACGATGCAAAAGAATGGGAAGTAGAAAAAAACAGACCAATGTTAAGAATTGTAACGCAACATGTTGAGGTTTTATTTCAGGAATATAATTTTAAAAATGCGTTTAATAAAGATACTAAAGTGATACATACAGATTGGGGAACAAAAGAATTTGCTTTTTACGATTTAGATAAAAATGGTCTAGTATTTTATCAAAATTTATAA